CGCTCACGGAATTCATCGACGATGGCGAGCATCGGTTTTTTGTGGAAATCGGATCGCCTCGAGGACAAACCCTTCTCGACTCCATCGAAAACGGGCCTGCAAGCGCGGAAGACGTCGAGCTTGCGGCGGCCATTTCTGCCAAGACCGAAGCGTCGATGGGGCGCCGTTTGGACACGCACGGTTTGCCCGAACGGTTGAAGGAAAACCTCGAACATCCGCGCTGGGACGACGTTGCTTCGCGCTGTTTGGCGTGCGCCAATTGTACGAGCGTGTGTCCAACGTGCTTCTGCACCGACGTCGTCGACACGACGAGCCTCGACGGCAGCACTGCCGAGCGTACGAAACATTGGGATTCGTGTTTCAATTTGTCGTTCACGCACGTCCATGGCGGACCCGTGCGTTCGACCATTAAATCTCGCTATCGACAATGGTTGACACACAAACTATCGACCTGGCACGATCAATTCGGTTCGTCCGGGTGCGTCGGGTGTGGCCGGTGCATTTCATGGTGCCCGGTGGGGATCGACATCACGGAAGAAGCATCTGCCATCAAGACAAACCCCATGGGAACATCGCCCAAGGAGCATGATTGAAGCCATCATGGAAACGGAATCACTGGCGCGATCGCTGAGAGAGCATTCCCTCGTCAAGGGGCTATCGGACGGGCATGTCGACTTTTTGAGCGGCTGTACGAAGAACATACGAATTCCGGCGGGTCGATTCGTATTTCGCGAAGGGGCTGCCGCGGATGAATTGTACCTCGTGCGGTCGGGCAAAATCGCACTCGAAGTGCACGACGGGGCGCGAGGCGCGGTCATCTTGGAAACCATTGGCGGCGACGACGCGCTCGGCTGGGCGGCCATCAATCCGCCTTATCGCTGGAGTATCGACGCGCGGGCCATCGAGCCGACGCTGTTATTCGCAATCAATGGCACGTGTTTGCGTCAGAAGCTCGATGCGGATCATACCTTTGGTTACGCTTTCACGCGGCGATTGATGAACGAAATTCACGAACGGCTCGAGCGCGCTCGCTTGCAAGCGCTCGACGTGTACCGGGTTTGATCATGAAAAACTTGCCGGTAGAAGCGCTTTCGATGCCGCGCCGGGATGTGATGGTCCCCGAGTTTTTGCCGATTACGCGCATGCGTCGCGAAACGCGGGACGTGTTCACGATCGAATTCGATGTGACGGCGCGTGGGGGGTTTTCATTCGCGCCCGGTCAATTCAACATGCTTTATCCATTTGGCATGGGTGAAAGCGCCATTTCGATCAGCGGCGATCCCGCTCGTCCAGACAATCTCGTGCACACGATACGAGCCGTGGGAACGGTGACGCGAGCGCTGCAAGGTCTACGCAAAGGCGATATCATCGGCGTAAGGGGACCTTTTGGCCGTCCTTGGCCCGTTGCCGACGCACAGGGTAAAGACTTGGTGATCGTGGCTGGAGGGATTGGTTTGGCGCCGCTCAGGCCCGTCATTTACCATGCCTTGCGCAATCGAGACGCATTCGGAAAAGTGGTCATCATTTACGGCTCGAGGAATCCGGCCGATCTGCTTTTCACGAAAGAGCTCGAAGAATGGCGCGGGCGGCTCGATTTTCAAGTCGAAGTGACGGTGGACGCGGCCGATCGCACGTGGAAGGGGCATACCGGTGTCGTGACGAAACACATCGGGCGCACGGTGTTCGATCCGGGCAATACGATGGCGATGATGTGCGGGCCCGAAATCATGATGCGTTTTACCGCAAGGGAGCTCGAAAGACTCGGAATGCCCGTGGAAAACATTTGGATCACCATGGAGCGCAACATGCGTTGTGGTGCGGCGCTTTGCGGGCATTGTCAATTCGGTTCGTCGCTCATTTGTCGAGACGGACCGGTGTATCGGTACGACGAGGTGGCGCATCTATTGTCGGTGCGGGAGGTATGAGGTGGCAAAAGAAAAGCGCCCCAAGCTCGCGGTATTCAAGTTCGCCTCGTGTGACGGCTGCCAGCTCAGTTTGCTCGATTGTGAAGACGAGCTATTGCTCGTGGCCAGCGCCGTGCGCATAGCGAATTTTGCGGAAGCCTCGAGCGCCGTGCTTCGAGGGCCGTACGACGTGTCGCTTGTCGAGGGGTCGATCACGACGGCGCACGATGCCGAGCGGATTCAAAAGATTCGGAAGGAATCGCGCGTGCTCGTGACGATCGGCGCGTGTGCGACCGCGGGCGGCGTACAAGCGCTCCGGAATTTGCGCGATGTGAAAGAATTCGCCAGCATCGTATACGCAAGGCCCGAATACATCGATACACTGGCGACGTCGACGGCGATTGCTGCGCACGTAAAAGTCGATTATGAATTGCGAGGCTGTCCAATCGATAAAAAGCAACTTCTCGAAGTGCTCTCGGCGCTCCTTGCGGGTCGCAAACCGTCGATTGCGACGAGCTCGGTATGCGAAGAGTGCAAAAAGCGAGGCAATACGTGCGTAATGGTGGCGCATGGGACGGCGTGCCTCGGTCCCGTGACGCACGCGGGGTGTGGAGCGCTGTGTCCGACGTATCACCGCGGATGTTATGGTTGTTTCGGCCCGGCAGAAACGACGAATACGGCGAGCCTCGAGAAAGCGCTGCTCGCAACGGGCAAAACGCACGAGGAAATCATGCGGCTTTATTCGACGTTCAACGTCGGGGCGCCGGAATTCGACAAGGCGCGGCGCGAGCAGCTCGTGCAAATTCGGCCGAGGGAGAGCGGACGTGGCTAAAACGATCAAGGTCGACTATTTGACGCGTGTCGAGGGCGAGGGGGCGCTCACGATTCGGTACCGGGGCGACAAACCGTCGGCCGTGGAGCTGCGCATATTCGAGCCGCCTCGGTTTTTCGAAGCATTTCTGCGCACGCGGTCGCTTTTCGAAGTGCCCGACATCGTGGCGCGAATTTGCGGAATATGCCCCGTGGCGTACCAAATGAGCGCTTGTCATGCGATCGAAGATGCGCTCGGCGTCCAAATCGATGGATCTCTTCGCGCGCTGCGGCGCCTATTGTATTGTGGCGAATGGATCGAAAGTCACGGCCTGCACGCATTCATGCTGCATGTGCCGGACTTTTTGGGATATCCGGATGCCATTACGATGGCGAAGGATCATCGCGATTGGGTCGTGCGGGGGCTGGGCATCAAAAAGGCGGGCAATGCCATCGTTTCGGCGCTCGGCGGGCGTGAAATCCATCCGATCAACGTGCGAATCGGTGGGTTTTACCGCGTACCGACGCGTGGTGAGCTCGAAACGCTGCTTCCCATGCTTGAAACGGCGCTCAAGGATACCGAATTGGCAGTGGAATGGTTTGCCACGTTCGATTATCCGGACTTCGAGCGGGATTACGAATTCGTTGCGTTGCGGCATCCGGACGAATATCCTTTCTGCGAAGGACGAATCATATCGACGAAGGGCATCGACATCGATGTGCGCGATTATGAATCGGTGTTCGTGGAAGAGCACGTCGCGCATACGACGGCGCTTCAGGCAAAAGTGCGGGATCGCGCGGATTACTTCTGCGGGCCGCTGGCTCGATTCAACACGAACGAGGACAAACTTTACGACCGCGCGCGGGAATTGGCGCGCAAGATACGTTTTTCCGCGCCGGTGAAAAACCCCTACAAGAGTTTGATTGCTCGGGGGATCGAGCTCGTGCAGGTGCTCGACGAAGCCATTCGAATCATTCGTGCCTACGAGCGTCCGGACAAACCAGTCGTCGACGTCACGCCAAAAGCGGGTACGGGTTATGGTTGCACGGAAGCGCCGCGCGGCATTCTGTGGCACCGTTACACGATTGACGACGAAGGATTGATCACGGACGCGCGCATCGTGCCACCGACGTCGCAAAATCAAAAATGCATCGAACAGGACTTGTGGCAAGTCGCTCCGGGGTTGGCGCAGATGGATCACAAGGCCGCAACGCATCGAGCCGAGCAGACGGTGCGCAATTACGATCCGTGCATTTCGTGTTCGACCCACTTTTTGAAGCTCACGATCGAAAGGGAATGACGTGGTCGTGCGCATCGTCGGAATTGGCAGAAAAGCCGGCGGGGACGACGGAGCTGGTCCGGCGGTCATCGAACGATTGCGCACGGAAGGCGAAACGAATGGATTCGAATTGCACGAAATCGGCGAGCCCTCGGCGTTGATCCCGCTGCTCGAAGGCGCCGACCGAGTTATCGTGGTGGATGCTGCGCTCGGTGCAGGCGCCCCTGGTACGGTGCTCGTCGTTCGTCCGGAAGACGTGGAAACTGCTCCGATTTCTTCCGTTTCGACGCACGGCATGAGCGTCGGGCAAGCAATAGCGCTTGCCCGAGCCGTTTCGTCCGAAAAGGTTTGTCCACATATTTACCTGGTTGCCATTGCTGCCGAAAAACCCGCCGGAGTGGTCTTTGGTTTGTCCTCGGCAGTATCGGCTTCCATCAACGAAGCCGCACGAACGGCTCGCGCGCTTGCGCGTCACACTGCGGAGGCTTGACGAGGTTTCATGCACGAATCATCGCTGGGTCGAGATGTTTTGCGAGCGGTGCTCGAACGAGCTGCTGAAGCAGGGGCCACGCGCGTGCGTGTCGTACGCGGTCACGTGTCGGAAACAGAATGGCTGGACCCCGAGGCGATCGCATTTCATTTCGCCGCTTTTGCGCGAGGGACGGCTGCCGAAGGCGCGCGCCTGGAATTGACGACGAAGTGGGTCGAAGCCGATTGCCAGAATTGCGGCAAACGCTACAAGCCCGACCACCACGTGATGCTCTGCCCGCATTGTGGATCGACGGAGGCCGAGCTCTTGGGCGAAACGGGATTGCGCATCGAAACGATCGAGGTTGATTAGGAGCGTTCATGCGCATGTCCTTGCATGTGAGGGGGGTGGTGCAGGGCGTGGGCTTTCGGCCGTTCGTGCATCATCACGCGACGCTGCTGGGTTTGTCCGGTTGGATTAAAAATGGCCGGTCGGGTGTGGACATCGAGGTATCTGGGCCCGGCGAGCGCATTGCGCAATTCTGCGAAGCGCTCGAGCGAGACTTGCCGCCACCCGGAAAAGTAACGTCGGTCGATAGGCAATGGCTCGACGATGTGGTTGAATCGACATCTGATTTCCACATTCTGACAAGTGACGAAGACAAGGCACCGCGGGCGCTTTTGCCTCCGGATTTGGCGACGTGCAGGGATTGCTTGGCCGAGGTGTTTTCCGCATCGGATCGCCGGAGCGGGTATGCGCTGACGTGTTGCGCGCGCTGCGGGCCGCGATATTCGATCGTCGAGGATTTGCCGTACGACCGGTCGCGAACGACGATGCGCACGTTCGTTCGATGCGAGGATTGCTCGAGCGAATACGACGATCCATCCGATCGACGCTTTCATGCCGAGCCGATCGCGTGTCCGCGTTGTGGTCCGCAATTGTCGCTCCTGTCGAATACGGGCGAGCTGCTCGGTGCAGGAAATGCTGCATTGTCCCTTGCCGCGGCGAATTTGCGCGAAGGATCGATTCTGGCATTACGTGGATTGGGCGGATTTCAATTGCTCTGTTTGGCGACGGATGGTTTGGTCGTAAAGGAATTACGCAAACGCAAGCACCGCGACGACAAACCTTTTGCGGTATTGTTTGCGAATATCGAAACGATTTCTGAATATGCTGCCATTACAGCGGCTGAAAAGCTGACACTCGAAGGGCCGAGCGCGCCCATCGTGCTGGTGCGGAAAAAAGAAACCGCGACACTGGCGAACGAAGTTGCTCCAAATTGCCCGCTCGTTGGAGCGATGCTGCCGACGACTGCAATGCATCGCATGCTGGCGGATGCCGTGGGGCAGCCGCTGGTATGCACGAGCGGTAACATTTCGGGCGAGCCGCTTTGTGTGGATTCAAAGGTTGCTCTCAACAAACTCGGAACCATTGCTGATGCATTCTTGACACATGACCGGCCGATCACGCGGCCCATTGACGATTCCGTCGTTCGCGAAGGTCCGTTTGGCATGACCGTTTTGCGCCGAGCTCGCGGTTTTGCTCCCCTGCCCGTTTTTCGATTGCCGGACCCGCGGTGTATTCTGGGTGTGGGTGCGTTTTTGAAGAGCACGGTGAGCCTTTCCGTGCGCGGCGACGTCGTCATGAGCCAGCACCTTGGAGACATGGACGACGCCACGTCCGTCGATTTGCTCGAAACGA
This genomic window from Polyangiaceae bacterium contains:
- a CDS encoding cyclic nucleotide-binding domain-containing protein, coding for MIEAIMETESLARSLREHSLVKGLSDGHVDFLSGCTKNIRIPAGRFVFREGAAADELYLVRSGKIALEVHDGARGAVILETIGGDDALGWAAINPPYRWSIDARAIEPTLLFAINGTCLRQKLDADHTFGYAFTRRLMNEIHERLERARLQALDVYRV
- a CDS encoding FAD/NAD(P)-binding protein: MPRRDVMVPEFLPITRMRRETRDVFTIEFDVTARGGFSFAPGQFNMLYPFGMGESAISISGDPARPDNLVHTIRAVGTVTRALQGLRKGDIIGVRGPFGRPWPVADAQGKDLVIVAGGIGLAPLRPVIYHALRNRDAFGKVVIIYGSRNPADLLFTKELEEWRGRLDFQVEVTVDAADRTWKGHTGVVTKHIGRTVFDPGNTMAMMCGPEIMMRFTARELERLGMPVENIWITMERNMRCGAALCGHCQFGSSLICRDGPVYRYDEVAHLLSVREV
- a CDS encoding oxidoreductase, producing the protein MAKEKRPKLAVFKFASCDGCQLSLLDCEDELLLVASAVRIANFAEASSAVLRGPYDVSLVEGSITTAHDAERIQKIRKESRVLVTIGACATAGGVQALRNLRDVKEFASIVYARPEYIDTLATSTAIAAHVKVDYELRGCPIDKKQLLEVLSALLAGRKPSIATSSVCEECKKRGNTCVMVAHGTACLGPVTHAGCGALCPTYHRGCYGCFGPAETTNTASLEKALLATGKTHEEIMRLYSTFNVGAPEFDKARREQLVQIRPRESGRG
- a CDS encoding Ni/Fe hydrogenase subunit alpha, producing MAKTIKVDYLTRVEGEGALTIRYRGDKPSAVELRIFEPPRFFEAFLRTRSLFEVPDIVARICGICPVAYQMSACHAIEDALGVQIDGSLRALRRLLYCGEWIESHGLHAFMLHVPDFLGYPDAITMAKDHRDWVVRGLGIKKAGNAIVSALGGREIHPINVRIGGFYRVPTRGELETLLPMLETALKDTELAVEWFATFDYPDFERDYEFVALRHPDEYPFCEGRIISTKGIDIDVRDYESVFVEEHVAHTTALQAKVRDRADYFCGPLARFNTNEDKLYDRARELARKIRFSAPVKNPYKSLIARGIELVQVLDEAIRIIRAYERPDKPVVDVTPKAGTGYGCTEAPRGILWHRYTIDDEGLITDARIVPPTSQNQKCIEQDLWQVAPGLAQMDHKAATHRAEQTVRNYDPCISCSTHFLKLTIERE
- a CDS encoding hydrogenase maturation protease; this encodes MVVRIVGIGRKAGGDDGAGPAVIERLRTEGETNGFELHEIGEPSALIPLLEGADRVIVVDAALGAGAPGTVLVVRPEDVETAPISSVSTHGMSVGQAIALARAVSSEKVCPHIYLVAIAAEKPAGVVFGLSSAVSASINEAARTARALARHTAEA
- a CDS encoding hydrogenase maturation nickel metallochaperone HypA, yielding MHESSLGRDVLRAVLERAAEAGATRVRVVRGHVSETEWLDPEAIAFHFAAFARGTAAEGARLELTTKWVEADCQNCGKRYKPDHHVMLCPHCGSTEAELLGETGLRIETIEVD
- the hypF gene encoding carbamoyltransferase HypF produces the protein MRMSLHVRGVVQGVGFRPFVHHHATLLGLSGWIKNGRSGVDIEVSGPGERIAQFCEALERDLPPPGKVTSVDRQWLDDVVESTSDFHILTSDEDKAPRALLPPDLATCRDCLAEVFSASDRRSGYALTCCARCGPRYSIVEDLPYDRSRTTMRTFVRCEDCSSEYDDPSDRRFHAEPIACPRCGPQLSLLSNTGELLGAGNAALSLAAANLREGSILALRGLGGFQLLCLATDGLVVKELRKRKHRDDKPFAVLFANIETISEYAAITAAEKLTLEGPSAPIVLVRKKETATLANEVAPNCPLVGAMLPTTAMHRMLADAVGQPLVCTSGNISGEPLCVDSKVALNKLGTIADAFLTHDRPITRPIDDSVVREGPFGMTVLRRARGFAPLPVFRLPDPRCILGVGAFLKSTVSLSVRGDVVMSQHLGDMDDATSVDLLETTIRDMVRFFDARPDVIACDLHPDFASTRLAERLATQWRVPLVRVQHHHAHVAAVLAEHGIDEEVFALAWDGYGFGLDEQAWGGEAFVIRPGVCRRVGHLKPFRLPGGDKAAYEPRRSALGLLSMALGKDALHFGKSLWPDRSAEALLQAMERGFSAPWTTSMGRLFDAAAALMGMRNVCTFEGQAAMELEWSAETNAFDLPEPYPISLSDGPVWIADLAPLVQRLLAHRARGMAASEMAARFISSVVDLGVRYCERAGLPRVVLSGGCFQNDLLTRALVERLLRRGLQPLLPAQVPINDGGISAGQVAVASRVTMHQEGD